The window cttaaaaaaaaattcctgtatcAGAATGAATCACAGTTGCAGTATCTTTGCAGGGCTAAAGTTACCTTTGCAGTCAGTTCCCAGGCCTTCAGGCATGAACAGATTATCAGCCAGGGGATTGGGAAGAAAGCCCATGTTGCTTTTGAACCGGAGTCGGTTGCTGCCGGGTTGCTGTAATTTCAGCTATGCTACCTGTTGCAAAATACCACATCCAAAGCACCATTTTCCtttgtagttttgtgttttaccaACAGTCCTTCCCTTTCTTATCTTTTAAGGACGCATACCAGAACATTCATAGAAGAGCATGTAGGATCTAGAATTTCTTTCAGAGTCATCTAGGAGTGGGAATGCAAGTGAGGCACAGATGAAGTAAGACTGGCCACGTGTTGGTCAGAGTCAGGTGATGAGTTTGTGGAGGGCTATGCCATTCTCTATGTGGGTACATGTTTGAAATACTTGACagtaaagagcttttaaaaacaccattttggggggcacctgggtggctcagtgggataagcctctgccttcagctcaggtcatgatctcagggtcctgggattaagccccccatggggctctctggtcagtggggagcctgcttcctcctctctctctgcctatttctctgcctacttgtgatccctttctctgtgtcaaataaaacctttaaaaaaataaaaaataaaaacaccatttTTCATAGCCGTTCCCAGGCTGGTTTTCCTATGACCATTTTAGCCTGAAAGGTGAGCCTGGATTTTGATCTGCGTTGCCACGTTGTCATGTAGTTGGTGAGTGTCCTGATGTGCCTAAATTGGATGGTGCACGGATGGTCCAAATTCAAGCACGTTGCCCCTTGCTTCTTCCCGGGATGGAGTGTAGAGCAGCGGGTGACCATGTCTTGGAGCCCCACTGTCTGGCTTTGATACTGTTCCATCCGCTCTGTGACTGGGAGGCCTCTGGCTCTGggtcctgcttccttccctaCTGAAGGAGGGAGTAACAGTATCTACTTCATGGGGTTGTTTGTTATAAGGATGAAATGAGTAGGTCatagtaggtgctccataaaGGCTTGCTGTGATCCCTCCTAGAACATGAACGATTGGATGCCCATTGCCAAGGAGTATGACCCGCTTAAAGCAGGCAGCATCGACGGCACCGATGAAGACCCACACGATCGCGCCGTCTGGAGGGCAATGTTGGCTCGATACACCCCCAACAAAGGCGTCACAGGAGACCCCCTCCTCACCCTGTTTGTGGCAAGACTAAACTTGCAGACCAAGGAGGAGAAGTTGAAGGAAGTATTTTCCCGCTATGGGGACATCCGGCGGCTTAGGCTGGTGAGGGACTTGGTCACGGGCTTTTCCAAGGGCTATGCCTTCATCGAATACAAGGAGGAGCGTTCTCTGATCAAAGCCTACCGGGATGCGGACGGCCTGGTTATTGACCAGCATGAGATATTTGTCGACTATGAGCTGGAAAGGACCCTCAAAGGCTGGATCCCTCGGCGACTTGGAGGGGGTCTCGGGGGGAAGAAGGAATCCGGGCAGCTAAGGTTTGGGGGGCGCGATCGGCCTTTCCGAAAACCCATTAATTTGCCGATTGTTAAAAATGACCAAtacagagaggggaaaagggaaaagcgGGAGCGATCTCGGTCTCGAGAAAGACACTGGGACTCCCGGACAAGGGACCGAGACCACGACCGTGGCCGGGAGAGGAGATGGCAGGACAGAGAGCCAGCCAGGGTGTGGCCAGAAAGTGactgggacagagagagggacttCAGAGATGACAGAGCCAAGGGGAGGGACAAGAGGGACCGAAGTAAATAGAGGCCCAGCGCCCCCACCAGCACCCAGACGACGACACAGCCTagacagaagcccagagagatCTGTGTTGCTGTTATACAGTGTGTATGTCCGGGGCTTGAATAAAACTTGCTGATGGTGATGGGAGTCTGGAGTAAGTTTTCTTTCCAGCCTGGAGCTGCGGTTTAAGCTGGACGTGCTGATACGATGAAATTTCATCTTGTTGTTCCAGGGACCCATTATTCAATAAACCTGAGAAACAGTTTTGTCCTCACCAGCACTATACAGAAGGGCATGTGGCAGTGGAGAATTCTCTCATAATTTGGCAGTAGAGGATTTGTTTTTGtgactttttctcctttctgttgaAATTGACCGTTTTGGGGGCTTGGCAAAAAGATGACCAAAAATCATTTGCATTGCTTTCAGACTCCTGGGAACCCAAATCTGGTCAGAATACGTTGTATCTTTTCTATCCTTATGTCCATAGTGTAAAGGCTTGCCGAGCTGAAGTAAAGAAGGGACAGAAAAGTGAATTCAGGGAGAATGTCCAGAACTGTGTAGCAAAGCCAGTGTGTGAGCAGTGGCCTAGGTCAGCAGTCAGCTACTCTTCAACAAATGTAATTCCATTCTGGAGGTAATGCTGActgcctttttctcttccctgttttgggcagggaggctggcatttaaaatgaaaaacccaaGTTGCAAGCCTCTGGGGTTCTGGTTTGTGAAGCTCCAAAGAGACAgtgatggttaagcatctgcctttggcttgggtcaggatcccagggtcttgggatcgagctggcatagggctcctggctcagcagggaccctgcttctgcctctccccctgctcatgctctctctctctgtatctctctgtctcaaatggatagataaaatctttaaaaaaaaagaaaagtgagcatGAAACAAGTgaagagaaatcaatgaaaggcTGCTATCTGGTTCTGATTGCTTTGTCTTCTCCCTTTTGGACATCCAACCTCCCGTTTGTTTGGGGGCTGGATATATTGGCCTCAGTTTCTGAGGGCTTTGAAAACTACCTTGCTCTTCACAGGACTTTCACAAAAGTGACACTTAGCATTTTTGTTTTACCAATGGCTGTATCTTTGAAAGCTCAGGTTCTTAAAAATTCAAGATGCTTCATGCAAAGTAAAGGACTTTGTATCAAGACAATACATTCATGACTAGGTTTTTGCATTCCGAGTATGAATCTCGTTGTTACGAAGGGAACCTGCTCTATCTTAAAAGTgttgttggggggcacctgggtggctcagtgggttgagcctctgccttcggctcaggtcatgctcttagggtcctgggatcaagccccgcatcgggctctctgctcagcggggagcctgcttccctctctctctgtctgcctctctgcctacttgtgatctctctctctgtgtcagataaataaagcaaaacaaaaacaaaaacaaaaaactgttgaCGTTTGAACGGTTTTCAAAAAATAGACTCTTTCCTTTGTAAATTTCCAGTGCAGAATTTTACCATCTCCCACATCTCAAAAAACAGCTGTGCAGGAACACCCCTCTGATTTCACTCAGGTTTCACAAAGCGCTCCCTATTACGGCACCTGAAGTATTTTATGGGCTAGTGTTGGCAGGTCCTTCAGCTAAAAGAGCAGTCCACATCAAGAAAGCACGTGTGGTGAGACAgcatcagaaaaaagaaatccattcaCGGAGTTTATGCCGTCCGAGGCACAGTTATCTACCCTGGGTACCAGAACATGGATGGATTAAACAAATACGCACACTCAGACCCCATCCTTGACATGCAGGCTTCATCTTGTATGGGTCCTGAtaactaaacaaaacagaaattggtAGAGGCCCCACAGCAAGGACCTTAGCAGTAGCCCTGTGACAAAGGCATACACCCTATCACCTGGCAAGTAATTCTTCTAGTTTATTCTGCAGACTGACGTACATGTACGAAAGTGTGCGGTGCTGTTTTAGGCAGTAAAAGATCGGAAGGAAGCTCCCTGTCCATCGCTGGGGGCCTGGGCAATCGTGAACAAATCGCGCATCCACATGGTAGTTCTTCCATCTTGCACGATTACATCTGATGCTAGAAGATTCTCTGTTGTGGGATGCTGTCCTGAGCATCGTAGGGCGTTGAGCAGAATCCCTGGAGCCTACACCCTGAATGACAGTAGCATTCGTGACAACCAAAACACCAAAATCAactccagacattgtcaaatgtcccTGGGGGACACTGAGACCCACGTCTTAGTACCGACGTGGAGTCATCTCCAGGGTATTCTAAGAAAAGAAAGGTACGGAATAGCACATATATATAGTTTGCTgccatttatgtttaaaaaaaaaaaaagaaaaaatatattttgttacatAACTGCATGTATATTTATAAGCTCTTTCAAGAAAGACACTCAAGAAACTGGCAACACTGGCTACTCCTGGGGAAAGGCAACTAAAggtggccagggggagggggttcttCATCGCCTGCTTTTATCCTCAGAATCAACTGATAAATCTCGTGGCCAATCCGATTTGAGAACCGCCGTGCAAAAGCCACATTATCCTGTCTGATCGTTATTTTCAGCAGTCTGGAAAGTTCCCATCGACTCTGTAAACCACCCTGATGGTTTCTTAGCAATGTGTAGATTGCGGACCCGTCCGATGTACTTGTGTTCTGTTAGCAAATGTTACCTCTCTCAGTCTGTCAGCACCCAGCCTGTGCCCTGGGTCCTCTGTGAGTAGGAGAAAGACCGTGCTATTTGGGCAAAACCCCAGCTCACCAGCTGCAGGCTTCTAGCTCTCTGTCTGCCACCCCAGCCCCATGAGTCAGCCCGACATGTGGTCCCCAAGCAATCACTTCACCCACCGCCCTCGCACTGGCGAGCCTCCCCGCTTCCCCCCAAGTCCTGTATCCCCTAGGCTCCTCCACCCCATTCCAAATCCGCTCCGGCACACTTGTCTTCTTTATAGGAGACCAAGTGTTTGATACACGGGAGGctaaaaggaacaaagaagccaaggggaaaaaaaatacaaatgagaaaggTTGCAACGTCTCATCCTTAGCAACTTTGGTTAGTACTGCATAACTCAAGCTGATTCCAAGGCACTTGCTCCATGCTCTAGGCTGTGTCAGTAACAAGGTGAGAAAAGAGAACCCCTGGCTCTCTCTTGCAAGTCATCTCCAGCTTCTGGGTGGGGCTGTCATCTCTATTTTCTGTTGCTTCCCATCTAAGTGGGGCCAGCTCGCCTGGTGACTTCAGAGGCCCCGCTTATCTGACGGACGCATCCTACTTATTATGCTACCACCATGACAACTTCCTGAATGATCTAATGAGAATCTACCACTTCCCTGCCTCCCACTCGATCGAGCACGACAGATGTGTTAATAAAACCTCTACACACAGAATTTCATACAAAGCAAGTCAAACAGCAGTTACAGTGCATGTGATGTATTTGGCTTAAAGAAGCTTGTGTTACTGAAGTTAATGCAAAAGTCTGGCCTCTGCTCAtggtattattaaatatatatcctAAGGGATCAGTCATCTATTATAAACGGTGAGAGCCCTGGGTATAAATAAACATGTCTTTCGAGTTTGGCGTCAGTTTTTCAGTGTGCTTCCTCAAAGCAGACAGTCTGTTTGAGGGATCAGTTCTGAGGGTGCTTCTGAACCCAGAAGTGTGCAAGGTCGAGACACCCGGGGGTTGTCGGGTTCCGCTGCGGGCGCTGGCGGGGGACAGTTCCGGTCCGAGggcgtgggggctggggaggtgggcgCTGCGGTCACAGGTGCTGCAGGGCTTCCTGTCCTTGCTCCGTGTAACCGTCATCGCGGTGGGAGTTGGCCCACTGGCCAAAGGACTCCTGGATGTGCACGTTCCTCTGCGCGTTGGCCAGACGCTTCTTGTCGCGGGAGAAGAAGCTAAACCTTTtcggaagagaaagaaaaatgagagccGGGCCTGGGCTGTGCCCTGTAGAGAGTTTTTTGCCATGCCAGGACACAGAGCAGCAAATGTGGAAGGAACAAATCAACTCAAGGTGGGAAAGAGAAAGTGGGGAGCGCAGGTCAAAGTTACTCGAGAAAGCAGCAGGGTGATTCTGCCTGTCACTGTCCCCGAACCTGGGAGGTGACACAGTGTGAATGCGGCATGCACCTAGGTGACGTGTGATGTGGCTCCTCTCTTACTTAAACACTGCTGACGGTCTCTTCCCATTACCGGTGGAAATAAACAACGACCAGAAACAGACATCTGGGGTTTCTTTACCCTAATGATGCGGAGAAGGTAGTAACTGAAAGCCACAGAGTTTAGGAGGATCCTGACATAAAGAGACGAATG is drawn from Mustela lutreola isolate mMusLut2 chromosome 11, mMusLut2.pri, whole genome shotgun sequence and contains these coding sequences:
- the SNRNP35 gene encoding U11/U12 small nuclear ribonucleoprotein 35 kDa protein — encoded protein: MNDWMPIAKEYDPLKAGSIDGTDEDPHDRAVWRAMLARYTPNKGVTGDPLLTLFVARLNLQTKEEKLKEVFSRYGDIRRLRLVRDLVTGFSKGYAFIEYKEERSLIKAYRDADGLVIDQHEIFVDYELERTLKGWIPRRLGGGLGGKKESGQLRFGGRDRPFRKPINLPIVKNDQYREGKREKRERSRSRERHWDSRTRDRDHDRGRERRWQDREPARVWPESDWDRERDFRDDRAKGRDKRDRSK